CATCGGGCAAGTAGTCAGACAGCCCCTCTAGTATGGGCGCGTCCCGCTCTTCGTCGCTCATCTCGTAGTACTGCCACATCGGATTGGCATGGCTGAAATCGGCGTCATTAAGATTGTCCAAAAATTTGGAGAAGAGCTCATCTCCATTATCCGGACGACGATTTGAGTAAAGCAGATCGAAAGTGATCTTGGCCAGCGCCTTTAGGACGACTGGTTGAGCCGCAACGGTTTTGTTCCGCGCCTGATTGTCGCCGAAGCCAGGAATCTTAGTGATTGCTACCCAAAGGCTTTCGATGTGAGCTTCCCGCTCATCAACGATTGCAGGCGTTGCAGATTTAACATTCGTCTTGTTGAGGAAGGCGATGGCACAAATGTTTGCCAAATCCTTGGTGTTTAAAGAGCCATCGTCAGCCGACCAGTCCTTGATCTCTTTGTCAGTGGAGCGCACCACGTTCTCTGCGATGAGGCGAGACTTTATGAAGTTGTTGATTGGGTTTCCCAGATCAAACTCTGTGGCCTGCGAGACATTGACCTTCTTTCCGAGATTGTTGAGATCGTGGAAAAGCTGTCGTTCCTGGTCGATGTCCAGCCCGAGATGAATCTCGATCTTCACGGTGGCAAAGGAGCGGGCGCAATCTAGCGCATCCTGCCAAACCACCATCTCTTCGTTCGTGACGTCCCCTTTGATGTCAACGACTCCGCCACGTGCCGGATACTTCCCGCTGCGTGTAATTTCCTTAAGCCACTCCATGACCATCTCTCCGCCGTACCGCCGATGCTGGCCATCAATGACCCACCAGCGAAATGACCTGGGCATAAAGATGCGGAATCCAACGGTGACTCCTCGCTCGGTAGTTGCACGATCAGCCCGGACAGAGGGTTTCGCTGGATCAATGTCGCGGATGTTGGCGACTACCGGCTGGATGGCGCAGTAAGGTTTAGCTCCAAGCATCTTTTGCACTTGAGCGAACGCCGCTGGGACATCCTGTCCTTTGAGAGTGCGTCTAGTGATAGCGGCATTCACAAGGCCCTTGAGCATGAAATGGCCCAGAGCTTTCGCGTGAGCAGTGTCGAGCTTCCGCTGTGCGACTTCGCCCTTCTCTATGTCGTTGGCAATTTCGGAAAGCTCAACGAACTTGGCCAAAGGCAGGTCGGTGGACCATGTGACATTGCCCAGGTTGTAACCCATCAACACATTGATCTCTTCTTCGTCGCTGCCGAAGCCGATCATTTCGGAAAGGCTGACAGATTCATTGGCCGTTTTGGCTGAAACCATCGCCTTGGGCATACCGTCGTTATTTCCAAACATAGCAATCTCCTGTTCCTGGATTGAGGATTGCAGCATAAATTACGCCTGTCAAGCTGCATCAAAACATCCCTGGGATATTTAATTGTGACTCCTGGCTATTGACGGCAATTTCCTGGAGGCTATCTTGCAGCCAGGCCGTTGGGTCCGGACTGGGCTTTGTGGCGAATGAATTTGAAGAATGAATATGTGAGGAGGCGCCAATGGCCCTGGATTTCGGAAAACTAAACGCGGGAACAACCGTCAAGCAGACCGACCCTCGAAAGATTTTCACTACTCTAAAACGGGATGCAAAATTCAAGCGCCCGTTGGACGAACAGGCCGACGTGCTTGATGCTTGGTATGGTCGGCGAAGTGCCTCAGACCTGACGATCAAGATGAACACAGGCGGAGGTAAGACCACCGTCGGCCTTCTATGCCTTCAAAGTTCTCTGAACGAAAATGTTAAGCCCGCTGTCTACATCACTCCTGATAACTTTCTAGTTCGGCAAGTTCTGGATGAGGCAGTTCTTTTGGGAATTGCGGCGACGGACAACGAGAAGGACCCTGATTTTTTAGCCGGTCGCTCTATTTTGGTGGCAAACGTTCACAAGCTCATCAACGGAAGGTCAGTCTTTGGCGTCGGGGAACGAAAGATTCCAATCGGGGCGATAGTGATTGACGATGCCCATGCGTGTCTTTCGGTCGTTTCTGACCAGTTTTCTCTTCGCTCATCTGAGGGGAGTCCTGTCTACGACGGCCTGCTGGAAATGTTCTCCGGGGATCTGGAAAACCAATCACCAGCCGGGCTGCTGGACGTTCGCGAGTCGGACCCCAATGCGGTCTTGGCGGTTCCGTATTGGGCCTGGCAGGCGAAGGGTGGCGATGTCCTGGCTTTGCTTCACGCAAATCGCGCAGGAAAAGACCTTGAGTGGCGCTGGCCCCTGCTTAGCGACTGTATCCCGCTCTGCACCTGCATTTTCGGGGCAGGTCGAGTTGAGGTGGCACCTAGATTCATACCGATTGACCGAATACCGTCCTTCGCTGGCGCCAATCGACGTATCTATATGACGGCAACGCTGGCCGATGATACAATTCTGGTCAGTCACTTTCAGGCTGATGGCGCCGAGGTCTCTAAGCCAATCAGACCAAAGGGCGGCGGCGACATAGGTGACCGTATGATACTCTCACCTCAGGAGATCAATCCGGAATACACTGTAGACGAAGTCAAGGGGCTTGTTGCTCGAATTGCAGATGATCTCAATGTTGTAGTTATTGTTCCGTCAAAGTCACGAAGCGAGTACTGGAGTGATGTTTCCGATCAGACTCTGGACAAGGATAGCATTCACGATGGTGTCGCCAAACTGCGCGGTGATCACGTCGGGCTCACGGTGCTGATCAACAAGTACGACGGCATTGACCTCCCAGGTGAGGCTTGCGAGCTGCTGGTCATCGACGGCCTGCCAGAAGTTCATGGCTTGGCCGAGCGCCTTGAAATGCTACTTATGGACGGCACCAAGCGGCAACTTGTTAGGCAAGTGCAGCGCATCGAGCAGGGGATGGGGCGTGGGGTGCGGTCAAGCGATGATCATTGTGTAGTTTTGCTCTTGGGGGGAAACTTACGCAGCGTCTTCATGACCCCGAGGCAGAAGAAATGTTCTCCTCAGCTACTCGCGCTCAGATTAGCTTGGGCAAAGAAGTTGCGGCCCAGGCCAGGGGTAAGCCCTTGAAAGAATTGGAGCCGATACTCGATCTCTGTCTTGAGCAGGACGATCAGTGGGTTGAGGCCGGACGAAACGCGGTTGTAAATGCACCAGCAATGGTCGGGGGCCATATTGACCCAAATGTTGTGCTGTTACGAGAAGCTTTCGACGCCGCTCGTATCGGTCGATATGACGTTGCTGTAACTAAGGTACAGGATGCAGTAGCAGCTACCACTGAGCGTTTGGCCAAAGGTTATCTCAAGCAACAGCTTGGTGAGTACACCAATTTTAGCAATGCGGCGTCGGCTCAGGAAATCCAACTGTCGGCTCTATCTCTGAACCCGAGATTGCTAAAGCCTCTCGCTGGTGTGACCTACAGTAAGCTGAGCGCTCCAGCGTCGGGTCAGGCAGGGTCTTCTGCGCAATTTATGACACGCTTCCTGGAGGGCAATGACCTTGTGATTTGGGTCAATGGCCTGTTGGATGACCTTCGGTGGGGGGAAGAGGTTACGAATCGTTTTGAGGCAGCGGTCCGTGATCTCGGCTCATTTCTGGGTTTTGGCTCCCAGCGACCGGAAGATGAAGTTGGGCGAGGTCCGGACAATCTGTGGGCACTGGGCGAGCTTCGCTACCTCGTGATCGAGTGCAAGAGCGGTGCGACTGGAGCCGATAAGATCTCGAAAAAAGATACCAATCAGTTGAACGGTTCCATTGTCTGGTTTTCGAAAGAGTATGACAGTTCCTGTACGGCGATCCCATTGATGGTTCATCCCAAGACCGTATTCGAGAACGCTGCGTCTCCTCATGAAGACATTCGAATTGTCCAGGACAGTGGTTTACAGGCCCTAAGAAGTGCGGTGCGAGCCTTTTCCGTGGCTCTTGCCACTTCAGGCGGATTTAGAGACGCGAAGGAAGTGGAGCGACAACTAGACCATCACAGACTCTCTGCTGAGGCTATCGTGGGGCTTTGCACTGTGGCGCAGGGCGCGAAGTAGCGTTCGATGGTGGGGCGTGTGCAATACCTTAGCACATGCCCCTCCAGTCGTGGCTATGGCCTCCATCCCTCATCTTCGACTTCAAGTCGTGGCAGCTTGTTGATCTCGCGATCTAGAACCGCTGGAGGCCAGTCACCGTACCCCTCGCGGGCGTCAGCGGTGTTCCGGCTACCCATCATGTAGTCACGGGCTTCCTTGTCCATTCGGCAGTCGCGGCTTCTCGTGGTGAACAGATGACGCCAAGCATGATTGGGCCGCCCGAGGGGGCGCGACAAGGCCAACTTCCTCCCTAACCCACTCGGACACGCGTTCGGCGGCATCCTTGGCTCTATGCCTACCGTCGAGCTTCGTAAGGTCGGTGTCATCCTCGTATGGCTCGTAAAACAGCGGCCCATCACCAACCTGCGTTATGAGATCAAGAAATCCCATTTCGATGAGGTGCTGATGAATGCCGACAGCCCACGCCTTCCCGCTCTTTGTGTTGCCGTCCAGCGGGGTGATAATGAGATGGGGAACGCCACCCTCTTTGCTCAGATGTCTTCCCCGAAACTGGGTAACCTCAGAAGCCCGCAAGCCGGTGTAAGCCAATATCCATGGCACCCAAAAGAGCGCCCGCTTGTGCGGTGTCGAGAGCGCCTTGGAGGAGCCGTCAAAGGTCGCCTTCAGAATCTGCACAGCCTCTGCCTCGCTCCATCCCTTCGACCTCATAGGTGCCGGAGAAGGGCGTGTGTCACGGATGTTGGAGGCCGCGTTACTGGGTAGGTCAAACTCTTTCACGCCGTGAGCCAACACCGATTTGACCGCAGAGATGTATGAGTCATCTATGGTCTTCGGCAGCAAGGTAGGCGCGGTCTG
This sequence is a window from Devosia ginsengisoli. Protein-coding genes within it:
- a CDS encoding DEAD/DEAH box helicase → MALDFGKLNAGTTVKQTDPRKIFTTLKRDAKFKRPLDEQADVLDAWYGRRSASDLTIKMNTGGGKTTVGLLCLQSSLNENVKPAVYITPDNFLVRQVLDEAVLLGIAATDNEKDPDFLAGRSILVANVHKLINGRSVFGVGERKIPIGAIVIDDAHACLSVVSDQFSLRSSEGSPVYDGLLEMFSGDLENQSPAGLLDVRESDPNAVLAVPYWAWQAKGGDVLALLHANRAGKDLEWRWPLLSDCIPLCTCIFGAGRVEVAPRFIPIDRIPSFAGANRRIYMTATLADDTILVSHFQADGAEVSKPIRPKGGGDIGDRMILSPQEINPEYTVDEVKGLVARIADDLNVVVIVPSKSRSEYWSDVSDQTLDKDSIHDGVAKLRGDHVGLTVLINKYDGIDLPGEACELLVIDGLPEVHGLAERLEMLLMDGTKRQLVRQVQRIEQGMGRGVRSSDDHCVVLLLGGNLRSVFMTPRQKKCSPQLLALRLAWAKKLRPRPGVSP
- a CDS encoding DNA sulfur modification protein DndB encodes the protein MFGNNDGMPKAMVSAKTANESVSLSEMIGFGSDEEEINVLMGYNLGNVTWSTDLPLAKFVELSEIANDIEKGEVAQRKLDTAHAKALGHFMLKGLVNAAITRRTLKGQDVPAAFAQVQKMLGAKPYCAIQPVVANIRDIDPAKPSVRADRATTERGVTVGFRIFMPRSFRWWVIDGQHRRYGGEMVMEWLKEITRSGKYPARGGVVDIKGDVTNEEMVVWQDALDCARSFATVKIEIHLGLDIDQERQLFHDLNNLGKKVNVSQATEFDLGNPINNFIKSRLIAENVVRSTDKEIKDWSADDGSLNTKDLANICAIAFLNKTNVKSATPAIVDEREAHIESLWVAITKIPGFGDNQARNKTVAAQPVVLKALAKITFDLLYSNRRPDNGDELFSKFLDNLNDADFSHANPMWQYYEMSDEERDAPILEGLSDYLPDGGAVTTDANRDVGSYQGDVMRFGAKHNDIYPILADMIRWKLNLPSRRPSDLLAVA